The genomic region AATGGATGTATTGGAAACCAACGCCACCATACGGCTTGAAGCCCATGATCGGGTCCATATGGTATTGCAGCGTGACCACTGGCGGGAAAGCCCAGAAGTTTCCGAGGTTGGTGCCGTTGATGGCGCCCTTGCCCTCGGCGCTGAACTTGGCGAAGCAACAGAAAAGTTCAGCCGCAATGTTCTTGGTAAAGAAATGGGTGATCGTGAGTGACGGGATCGTTTCCGTGCTGATCTCGGCGTCGGCGCCCGACAATGTGGTGCCGCCGCTATAGACGTGCGCGCCGGAGTCCGGAACGACAACAGAGCCCTCGACACGAACCAAAGTGTCGCCGCTGTAGTCGCCAGCCCGCGCCGATGCCGACGCCGATATCAACGCAAGCACCGTCAACGTCCCTATCCCAAGCCGCCGCATTCTCAATTCCCCTTCTTCAAATTTTCCTGCCATCGCAAAGTCGCATTCGACTCGATGGCTCCCCTTCGAGTTATCGTAGCGTTGTGGAGGAAGGCACAGAGCGCTTTAAGCCTCTCTCCTGATGGGAGTCAGAGTGGCGGCGTGATTGGGTTCGCTGTGACACGAGCGACACGGCATTTATTGATTCACATCAAATGCTACGTCTCGTGACGGTTGGATAACACTAACCGAATGGCCGGATATGCCGGCGCGAGTCGGGCCACATGCTCCCATGACATATGACGTTGCCGCACGATTGACGCCACGCAGTGAAGACCGCGTGCAGTTGGAACCGGGATTAGCGGGGATTGGCAGGCTTCGAAGCCGCGCGCAGTTCGTTCGCCTTGGCAATCGATATGCGCTTTCCTCTCTCGGATCGGGAAATGTCTACGTGGCGGCGAAAGGTGTCGTCGGCATGGAAGGCGGAGCGCCGGGATCGGATGTTCGCGTCATTACCGCGTTATTTTATCCGGGGGACGTTCTCGTTCCCGAGCTGCAGCCGCCGTTGTCGAATTTGGCGCTGGTCTCGCAGCGGCCAGCGGAGTTCTGGAAGCTGACGGCATCGGCATTCGCCGAGGAGGCGGCGCGCGACAGTCAGCTTTGGCAGACGATCTTTGCGCGCATCAACGATCAGAATGCGCGGGCGCAGATGCACGCCGCGGAGATGTCTATTCTCAATTCCGAAGAGCGCGTTGCGGCGTTTCTGATCGAGGCGGGGACGCGGCTCGGCATTTCGTCGGGCGGGATGATCGCGTATGAGCTGCCGCTGTCGCGTTATAGCATTGCCGATTACCTGTCGCTCAATGCCGATACGATCTCGCGGACGTTCTCGGCTTTCAATACGGCGCGGATCATCGAGCGCCGCGGGCGCTTCCAGATCGTCGTGCGCGACTGGCGGGCGCTGATGGAACGCTGCCCGATGAGCGAAGCCATCGTCGCCGCTCATGGCAACGGACGGTTGCCGGTTATCCGCTGACGGGCTTTCTTTCAGCAACGCGATGATTGTTGTCTTTGGTCGCTGGCTGAGATGACCGGTGTGGAGGGCGTTCCACTTCCAAAATCGTTATGCCCGTGGAAGCGACCGTCTACGACGGCCTTCGCCGGGACGACGTTGTGCCTGGGGTGTCGTTGTGCTTTCCGCTCAGTCATGCTCGGGACAAGCCCGAGCATGACATTTGTGGCGTGAAGCGATTACTCGCTGACGGCTTCCTGCGATTCTTCGGCTTCTTCCTCGGTGATGCGCTCGACTGAGACGACCTTTTCATCCGCGTCGGTCTTGAAGATGCGGACGCCCTGCGTGTTGCGGCCGGCGATGCGGATGTCGTGCACCGGGCAGCGGATCAGCTGGCCGCCGTCCGTCACCAGCATGATCTGGTCGTTTTCACCGATCGGGAACGAGGCGAGCAGACGGCCGTTGCGCTCGTTCGCGACCATCGCGACGATGCCTTTGCCGCCGCGGCCCGAGGTGCGGAACTCGTATGACGACGAGCGCTTGCCGAAGCCCCTGTTCGACACCGTCAACACGAACTGCTCGGCAGCCTGCATTTCGGCGAAGCGCTCCGGCGTGAGCGTGATGGCGTCGCCGCTGGCTTCCTCGCCGTCGCTCTCTGCCGGAACGGTTTCGGCATCCTCGGCATCTTCCGAGCGGCGAAGTGCGTTCGCCTGCTTCAGATAGGCGGCGCGTTCTTCGGCGGGCGCCTCGAAGTGATTGAGGATCGCCATCGAGATCACTTCGTCGCCGTCATCGAGCCTGATGCCGCGAACGCCGGTCGAGTCACGCCCTTTGAAGAGGCGAATTTCGTCGGAGATCAGGAAGCGGATGCACTGGCCTTCCGCGCTGGTCAGCAGCACATCCTGGTTCGGTGTCGAGATGCCGACCTGCACGATGCGGTCGCCCTCGTCGAGCTTCATCGCGATCTTGCCGTTACGATTGATGCTCTCGAAGTCCGCCAGAGCGTTGCGGCGGACGTTGCCGGAACGGGTGGCGAAGATCAGCTCAAGGTCGCCCCAGGTGGAGGAATCCTCCGGCAGCGGCAGGATCGAGGTGATGGCTTCGCCTTCTTCCAGCGGCAGCAGGTTGACGAGTGCCTTGCCCGGCGACTGCGGCGACGCAGCCGGCAAGCGCCAGACCTTCATGCGATAGCACATGCCGCGCGAGGAGAAGAACAGCACGGGCGTGTGCGTCGAGGTCACGAACAACTGCGTGACGAAATCCTCGTCGCGCGTCGACATGCCGGAGCGACCTTTGCCGCCGCGGCGCTGGGCGCGATAGGCGGCGAGCGGCACGCGCTTGATGTAGCCCTTGTGGCTGACGGTCACGACGCAGTCTTCGCGCTGAATGAGGTCTTCGTCTTCGACGTCGCCGTCGAAATCCATGATCTCGGTTTTGCGCGGTGTCGCGAATTCGTCCTTGATCGACTGCAGCTCGCCCTTGACGATGTCGACGACGCGGGCGCGCGAAGCGAGGATCGTGAGGTATTCTTTGATCTCGGTCGCGATCTTGTTCAACTCGTCGGAAATTTCGTCCCGGCCGAGGGCGGTGAGGCGGGCGAGGCGCAGTTCGAGGATCGACTTGGCCTGCTCTTCCGAGAGGCGATACGTGCCTTCGGCCGAAACCTTGTGGCGCGGATCGGCAATGAGTTCGATCAGCGGCGTCATATCTTTGGCGGGCCAGTCGCGCGCCATCAACTGCTCTTTGGCTTCGGCGGGCGATGCCGAATAGCGGATGAGCTTGATGACTTCGTCGATGTTGGCGACGGCGATGGCCAGGCCGACGAGGACGTGAGCGCGGGCGCGGGCCTTGTTCAACAAGTGCTTGATGCGGCGCGTCACGACTTCCTGGCGGAAGCTCGTGAAGGCCGAGATGAAGTCCTTGAGGTTCAGGCTTTCCGGGCGGCCACCGTTGATCGCCAGCATGTTGGCGCCGAACGTCGTCTGCAGGTCCGAATATTTATAGAGGTTGTTGAGCACCACGTCGGCGACGGCATCGCGCTTCAATTCGATGACGATGCGGATGCCTTCGCGGTTTGATTCATCCCAAAGGTCGGAGATGCCTTCGATCTTCTTGTCGCGCACGAGATCGGCGATCTTTTCGATCAGCGTGCGCTTGTTGACCTGATAGGGGATCTCGGTGACGACGAGCGCCTCACGGTCCTTGCGGATGTTCTCGACCTTGACGCGGGCGCGCATGATGATCGAGCCGCGGCCCTTGTGGTAGGCATTGAGAATGCCGCCGCGGCCGAGGATGATGCCAGCCGTCGGGAAGTCCGGGCCCTGGATAATTTGCGTCAGGTCTTCGAGACTGACCTCGGGATTGTCGAGGTCGGCGATGCAGGCGTCGATGACTTCGCCGAGGTTGTGCGGCGGGATGTTGGTCGCCATGCCGACCGCGATGCCGCCTGCGCCGTTGACGAGCAGGTTCGGGAATTTCGAGGGCAGAACGGTCGGCTCTTGAATCGTGCCGTCATAGTTGTCGCGATAATCGACGGTGTCGTTGTCGAGGTCATCGAGCATGAAGCCCGCGACCTTGGCGAGACGCGATTCCGTGTAGCGTTCGGCTGCAGGCGGATCGCCGTCGATCGAGCCGAAGTTGCCCTGGCCGTCGACGAGGGGCACGCGCATGGAGAAATCCTGCGCGAGGCGCACAAGCGCGTCGTAGATCGCAAGGTTGCCGTGCGGGTGATATTTGCCCATCACTTCGCCGACGATGCGCGCCGACTTGACGTATTTCTTGTTCCAGTCGAGCCCGAGCTCGTGCATCGCGAAGAGAATGCGGCGGTGGACGGGCTTTAAGCCATCGCGCACGTCAGGAAGCGCGCGGGAGATGATGACGCTCATCGCGTAGTCGAGATAGGAGCGTTTCATCTCGTCCGAGATGGAGATCGGGCGGATGTCGCTCGGCTCGCGGCCGGACGGATTTTCTTCGTCGTTATTGTCGGTCAAAGTCAGCTCTTTCCGGGATGAGATCGGCGGGGGTGATACGCACCAGCGGCCGACGGGAAACCAGTGCTTATACTGTAGCTGAAACGGAAACCGAATGCCACCTGCGCGGCGTCGTGCCACGGCTCCACAGAATTTGAAAAATCTATTTTATATCAAACGGTTATAGAGTCGTGTTTGGCCGTATTGCGATTGCCGCCCTGACGTGCCGGCGAGATCGCGGCGAACGGCGTGGAATGGTGGCAGAATCGGTGCGCCGAAGACTGCGCGGCGCACGCCTCCGCGGACCGCCTGCGGGCGTTTTCGCGATGGCTGACGGCCCCGGCTTTTCACGCGGAACGGCATTTCGTTCATTGCGTTGGCGAAGCAGGAACAAGTTGCAAAAAGCAAAACATCCGGCGCACAGCGTCGGAGGGAGGACTGTCATGCGCGCGATATTTGCTGGCTGTGCAATCGCATTGTCGCCGATGCTGATCGAGACGGCGTTTGCGGCGGAAGAGGTTGGGCCGGAAGCGTTCAATAACAATTGCCGGACCTGCCATTCGTGGAAGGAGGGCGACAATCGCCTCGGCCCGACCTTGCACGGCATTATCGGCCGTAAGGCTGGAACGGCTGAGGGCTTCAATTATTCGAGTGCGATGAAGTCGTCAGGCATCACGTGGGATGAGGCGACGCTCGACAAATTCATCACCAACCCGAATGCGGTCGTTCCCAATAACAACATGAAGCCGTTCAGCGGCGTCGGCGATGCGGCGACGCGCAAACAGATCATCGATTTTCTGAAAAGCAATCCGAAGTGAGGCACCCTTGTCATCCTCGAACGGCGAGCTAGCGAGGCCGTTCGAGGATCCAGCGTGATGTGTGCCGAAGGCCCGATATTGGGTCTCCGACGACTCTTGCGCGGAGGGAACGGCGCCCAGCGGACAATTTTCATCGTATTGTGCGATGTTCGACAGAGCCCTCTGGGCAAGGGGAGGGGCAGAGGCTATTCAGGACATTCCTGAATGGTGAAGGCACATATGGCTCGCATCGGTTTTTATTCCGGCTCGTTTGATCCCGTGACGCTCGGGCATACTGACGTCATCCGGCGGGCTGCGGGGCTGCTCGACAGACTCGTCATCGGCATCGGCGTCAATCCGGGCAAAGCGCCGATGTTCGACGACAACGAGCGCGTTGCTATGCTCGAAGACGAAGTGCGGCCCATCGCCGAGGCGACGAAGACCGAGATTGCGGTCGTGACGTTTTCGGGGCTGGCGGTCGATGCGGCGCAGATGCACAAAGCGTCGATCATCATTCGCGGCCTGCGCGATGGCACCGATTTCGACTACGAGATGCAGATGGCTGGGATGAACGGCGAAATGGCGCCGGAAATCCAGACGGTCTATGTTGCGGCGTCTCCTGCCGTGCGGCACATCGCGGCGAACCTCGTGCGGGCGGTGGCGACGATGGGCGGCGATCCCTCGCCGTTCGTTTCGAAAGGCGTGCTGAAGCGCCTCAAGGCGAAGGCCGCGAAACCTCGCTAAGGCACTCATATGGTGCTGCCGGTCAAAGCCGAACTTTTGAAATTGTTGCGAAAAATTCCGCTCGGCCGCGTAGCCTCATCCGACAGGCTTGCGAGTGAACTCGGAGTTCCCGCTCCACTCGTCGTCATGCTCATGGGGCAGCTTTCCGAAGACGAACGCGATCTTGTGCCTTGGCATCGCGTGGTCGCCAAAGGCGGCGCCATCGGCCGCGGACCGCATCGTGATCAGCAGTTTGCCCGGCTGGTACGAGAGGGCGTGATGGTTTCGCCCGCGGGGATCGTTCAGGACCTCGAACGGCACATGATCTCGGGGTTCGACGACAAGTCTTTGCTTGCAAAGGCACCTGAAGAGCCGTCGAAGATGGGCGGGCGATCGCGCGGCATGAAAGATCGGCCTTAAGGCTAGGCACCGGCGCCGGCACCCAGGCAGCGTAAGGATGCTCTGCTGAAGCTTGTCTGGATCCCGGCCTGCGCCGGGATGACGTTTGGTGTATTGCGCAAATTTATCATTCTCGGGCTCGTCCCGAGGATGACATGAAAAGCGCGGTTGCTCCCAACCACCGTCATGCCGACGGAGGTCGGCACCCAGACAACGGCCAACATGACCGATATTTCGGTTTACCAGCATCCCGGCCTTCGCCTTGTTCGAGAGGCGTCGAATACGTAATTCCGCCTTGTGGGTTGCGGCTTAGCCGTCAAATCGCCATAAGGGCGGCAACACTGCCCGCCGCGGCGCTAGGCGGCCGGGATTGGCCCGGAAAAAGCCTGGCGAAATCATTCATCCACGAGGAACGCCATGGTTCGGTTTTTATCGTTCGTTCTCGCTTCGCTGCTGATGGCGAGCGTGTTTACAGGTTCGACGGCACGCGCCGACGGCGACAAGCTGGTTATCGAGCTCAAGAACGGCAAGGTGGTCATTCAGCTTCGGCCGGATCTTGCGCCCAAGACGGTCGAACAGATCAAGACGCTCGCCAACCAGGGCTTCTACAACGGCATCAAGTGGCATCGCGTCATCGACGACTTCATGGCGCAGACCGGCGATCCGACCGGCACGGGCATGGGTGGCTCGAAGCTGCCCGACCTTCCGGCAGAATTTTCCGATGAGGAGTTCAAGCGCGGCACGGTTGCGATGGCCCGGTCGTCGGACCCGAACTCAGCGAACAGCCAGTTTTTCATCTGCTTCAATAGCATCGGCTGCGCAGGCCTGAAGGGCCAATACACCATCTTCGGACAGGTCATCGATGGCATGCAGTATGTCGACATGATCAAGCGCGGTGAGCCTGGCTCGGGCACAGTGACCAATCCCGACGTGATGCAGAAGGTCTACGTTCAGTAGTTGAATCGCCTTCTCCCTATTGCCACTTGGCAGATTGACGAGGGGCGGCTCGTTATTTCGTGTCGCCGCCACCCCTCAGCTTAGCCCTCTCGCCTTGGACGGGAGAGGGGAAGAAAAGAAAGGAACTTTCCGAAATGGCCGAATACAAAGATCCCGAAAACACGCTTCTGATCGAGACGAGCAAGGGGCCTGTCGTCATCGAGCTTCGTCCGGACTTGGCGCCGAAGCATGTCGAGCGCATCAAGACGCTGGCGCGTGAGGGGTTCTATGACGGGATCGTGTTCCATCGCGTGATCGATGGGTTCATGGCGCAGACGGGTTGCCCGCAGGGTCGCGGCACCGGCGGATCGTCGTATGAGAACCTGCCCGCAGAGTTCAATGCCGAGCCGCATGTGCGTGGCGTCTGCTCGATGGCGCGGTCTTCGAACCCGAATTCGGCCAACAGCCAGTTCTTCATCTGCTTCGACGACGCGCGCTTTCTCGACAAGCAGTACACCGTCTGGGGCAAGGTGATCGAGGGCATGGATAATGTCGATCAGATCAACAAGGGCGAGCCGCCCAAGAGCCCGGACAAGATGATTAAGGTCCGCGTCGCGGCGGACGCTGCCTGATGGCGGTCCCCGGCGATAACGGCGAAGGCGCGCCAGCGGGTGCGCCTTTTCTCATTCCGGTATGGGCTGGGCTTGCGGGTGCTGCAGGCGTCGCGCTTTCGGCCGCGGCGGCGCATAAGGTCGATAGCCCTGTGCTGGCGACGGCCGCGACGGTTCTGACGCTTCACGCGGCGGCGGCTGTCGGGATTTTTGCGGTCGCCATTCGCAGCGCATGTCCGAAGCTTTGGTCGGCGGCGGCGCTGCTGATGCTGCTTGCGGCCTCGGTGTTTACCGGCGAGATCGCGTTTCACACGTTTACAGACAACGCGTCGTTCCGGTTCCTGGCGCCAATCGGCGGCTCGGGGATGATCCTGAGCTGGGTGCTCGTCGCCGTTGCGGGCTTTTGCAGCCGCGGGCGGAATTGATGCGCGCGTGCTCTCCCCAAGAGAGAGACTGAGAGAGCAAATAACTTGCTCCCTCAGGTGTCGCTGCCTGATGGATCCTCGGGACAAGCCGAGGATGCCACGCAAGGATAGGCTGTCGCCTTCAACACCGTCATGCCGACGAAGGTCGGCACCCAGGCAATGGTCAGCCAATGACCTGTTTCTGTTTGGCTGGATCCCGGCCTGCGCCGGGATGACGTTGCAGGGATAATGGTCGCCCGCGACCTTCGTGGACCCGATATTAATGGTGGGGTGTTTCGCGCCTTCCGCCAGGGCCGATGATCGGGTAAGTCGCGCGCATGCGTACCGATCTTTTCGATTTCGTCTTACCAGATGCCTCCATCGCGCTGTATCCGGCCGAGCCGCGGGATAGCGCGCGGCTGCTCGTCGTGCATCCGGTGAAGGGCAGTTGCGCGCGCGACGACGCCGACCTCGAAGACAAAGCCATTCGCGATCTGCCGAGCCTGTTGCAGCCGGGCGATGCGCTCGTCTTCAACGATACGAAGGTCATCCCGGCGGCGCTGTCAGGGGTGCGGGCGCGTGGCGACGTTCGCGCCAAGGTCGATTTCAATCTGACGAAGCGTGTGAGCGACAACACGTGGCGTGCGTTTGCGCGGCCGGCGAAACGGCTCGAAGCCGGCGATCGGGTTCGCTTCGGGCATGGCGAAGATACGTGCATGCTCGGTGCGTTAGATGCCACGGTTGCAGCGAAAGGCGAGGCGGGCGAAGTCGAACTGGCGTTCGATCTGTCGGGCGCGGTGCTCGATGAAGCGATTGCCGCCATCGGTGCGATGCCGTTGCCGCCCTACATTGCGCTGAAGCGTGAGCCCGATGCGCGCGATCGCGACACCTATCAGACGATCTATGCCGACAAGGACGGAGCGGTTGCGGCGCCGACCGCTGGTTTGCATTTCACGCCGGAGCTGTTCGCAGCACTCGATGCGCGCGGCATCTCGCGCCATTTCGTGACGCTGCATGTCGGCGCGGGCACGTTCCTGCCGGTGAAGGCGGACGATACCGATGGCCATAAGATGCATTCGGAGTGGGGCGAGGTTTCGCCTGAGACTGCGGCTGCGTTGAATGAAGTGCGCGCGCGGGGCGGCCGGATCGTGGCCGTCGGCACGACATCGCTTCGGCTGCTCGAGAGCGCCGCGCGTGAGGATGGCACGATCATGCCGTGGTCGGGCGAGACTGCGATTTTCATTACGCCCGGCTATCGCTTCAAGGCGATCGACGTGCTGATGACGAACTTCCATCTGCCGCGTTCGACGTTGTTCATGCTGGTCTCGGCGTTCTCCGGCCTCGGCACGATGCGCGCAGCCTACGGACACGCGATCCACTCTGGCTACCGGTTCTATTCCTATGGCGACGCGAGCCTGCTGTTTCGCGACACGGGCGGTTAATATTGCATCGTCGGCGCTACTTCTCTTGCACAAATCGCATTGCTAAGCTTGGGAGTGCCAATCCCGGCAATCCGCCTCGTTCCTGTGAGCCTCGATGACATCTCATATGCGTGCCCTTCTGCTCCGACTTAGCGCGATCGCAATTCTGACGACGGGCATGTTCTTGTGTGCCGGCGAAAACGCTCGGGCGGAAAGCGCGGCATGTACGTCCGTCGATACGCCACGCTGCGTCGAGAAGCTGCCGACGGGGATCGACATGGCCTACATCGAAGTCGGCCCCGCGGATGGCAAACCTGTTCTTCTCATTCACGGACTGACCGATAGTGTCCGTTCGTGGTCACTGTCGATGGATGATCTTCACAAGATCGACCCTAGCTTTCACATCATCGCCGTTGATTTGCGCGGGCATGGCCAAAGCAGCATGCCGGACGCCAAAGCGTGCGCGCCCGACCCTGAAAAATGCTATCGCATGTCGGATCTGGCAGGCGATGTCGTTGCCTTCATGAAGGCGAAGGGAATTGCCAAGGCCGATATGGCCGGGCATTCGATGGGATCGTTCGTCGTCCAGGAAATCGCGCTCAGCCATCCGGAGATGGTGGGGCATGCCATTCTTGTTGCGACGGGAGCGAAGAGCGTCGGCAATGCGGCGCTTAGCGATTTCGTGCTGAAGCAGACGGTCGAAGGCGCCTGGAAAAAAGCGCTGGAAGCAAAAGGATTGGCGTTTCCTGCCGGCGTTTATGAGTTGACGCCGCTCGATGCCGATCCCAAAGCCATGGAATGGATCGCGGCCAACTGGACGCTCGATCCGGCGGCGCAGCCCACGTTTCTGAAGCCCTATACGCCTGAGACTGCAAAGACCCGTCTGGGAACGTGGATCGGCGCAACGCGCGGGCTACTGGCCCAGGATAATACCGAGCGCCTGAAGAGCATGTCGGTGCAGACACTCGTGCTGTGGGCGACGCAAGACAGCATCTACCTTGCGAAAGACCAGGACGAGATCAAAGCGTCGCTCAAGGAGGCCGCTGCGAAGACGGGGTTGACGTTCTATTGGAAGGAATTCGGTAAGCTGCCGCTGCCTGCTTCAGGGGCGCAGGAGAGCGACATCGGTCACAACATTCAATGGTCGGCGTCGGAAACGGTGGCGAAGGATATCGATTCTTTCATCAAGACCGGCGCGCCGACATCCGATCTAGCGCATAGCGATAAGGCTCCGAATTTCAGCACCATCATCGTCGAGCCCGGCAAGGCCATAGTCGACAAAATCGAAAAATAAAAACGTCCGGACGAGAGCCGGCGCATGAAGAGATTTGAATGCAAACGACTAAGGTTGATACGCCTTCTTCCGAGGTGCCGGAAGGTACTTCGGCTTTCGAATTCCGGAAGCTGGCGCAAGACGGCAAGGCGCGGCTTGGCGAGATTCATACGCCGCGGGGTGTGATCCGCACACCGGCGTTCATGCCGGTCGGCACGGTTGCCACAGTGAAGGCGCTGTACCCTGAGCAGGTGCGCGATGCCGGCGCCGACATTCTGCTCGGCAACACGTATCACCTGATGCTGCGGCCGGGCGCGGAGCGCGTGGCGAAGCTCGGCGGACTGCACAAGTTCATGCGCTGGGAAAAGCCGATCCTGACGGACTCGGGTGGTTTCCAGGTGATGAGCCTCGGCAAGATCCGCAAGATCACGGAAGAGGGCGTGGCGTTCCAATCGCATATCGACGGCTCGCGGCACATGCTGTCGCCGGAGCGTTCGATCGAGATCCAGTGTCTGCTCGGTTCCGACATTCAGATGCAGTTCGACGAATGCATCGAGCTTCCGGCGGAGCGCAAAGAAGTCGAGCGCGCGATGAAATTGTCGCTGCGCTGGGCCGAGCGCTCAAAGCGCGCCTTCGAGATGCAACTTGCGTCAGGCGGTGCGGGGCCGGGGCAGGCGCTGTTCGCGATCGTGCAGGGCGGCACCGATATTCCGCTTCGCCATCGCTCGGCCGATGCGCTCGTTGCGATGGATTTTCCGGGTTACGCGGTCGGTGGTCTCGCGGTCGGCGAGGGTCATGAGGCGATGATCGCTACGCTCGGCGAAACGCTGCCACATCTGCCGTCCGAGAAGCCACGCTACCTGATGGGCGTCGGCACGCCGCTCGATCTGATCGAAAGCGTGCGGCTTGGCGTTGATATGTTCGATTGCGTGATGCCGACGCGGAACGGACGGCACGGCTATGCCTTCACCTGGGGCGGTCCGCTTAACCTTCGGAATGCGAAGTTCGCGGAGGATATGGCGCCGCTCGATGAATTCAGTTCGTGTCCGGCAGCGAAGGATTTTTCGCGTGCCTATGTCCACCATCTGATCAAGTCGGGCGAATTTCTTGGCGCGATGATCCTGTCGTGGGTCAACACCGTGTTCTATCAGGACCTGATGGCTGCGATGCGCGCGGCAATCGCCGAAGGCCGCTTCGACGACTGGGCGGCAGAGACGAAGGCGCGGATCATCGCTTCTCCTCAATCGGCTCCAGCGCCATGAGGTTTTCCTTATGCGCGATGCGCTCGCGATGGATCAGGTAAAGCCCTGAGCCAACGATGACGAGCGAGCCGATAAAACTCCATTGATCGGGCTTGTCTCCGAACACGAAGTAGCTCAGCGCGATCATGCTGATGAGTTCGACATAGATGAAGGGCGTCACCGCCGAGACCGG from Hyphomicrobium sp. MC1 harbors:
- a CDS encoding alpha/beta fold hydrolase; the protein is MTSHMRALLLRLSAIAILTTGMFLCAGENARAESAACTSVDTPRCVEKLPTGIDMAYIEVGPADGKPVLLIHGLTDSVRSWSLSMDDLHKIDPSFHIIAVDLRGHGQSSMPDAKACAPDPEKCYRMSDLAGDVVAFMKAKGIAKADMAGHSMGSFVVQEIALSHPEMVGHAILVATGAKSVGNAALSDFVLKQTVEGAWKKALEAKGLAFPAGVYELTPLDADPKAMEWIAANWTLDPAAQPTFLKPYTPETAKTRLGTWIGATRGLLAQDNTERLKSMSVQTLVLWATQDSIYLAKDQDEIKASLKEAAAKTGLTFYWKEFGKLPLPASGAQESDIGHNIQWSASETVAKDIDSFIKTGAPTSDLAHSDKAPNFSTIIVEPGKAIVDKIEK
- the tgt gene encoding tRNA guanosine(34) transglycosylase Tgt, with the translated sequence MQTTKVDTPSSEVPEGTSAFEFRKLAQDGKARLGEIHTPRGVIRTPAFMPVGTVATVKALYPEQVRDAGADILLGNTYHLMLRPGAERVAKLGGLHKFMRWEKPILTDSGGFQVMSLGKIRKITEEGVAFQSHIDGSRHMLSPERSIEIQCLLGSDIQMQFDECIELPAERKEVERAMKLSLRWAERSKRAFEMQLASGGAGPGQALFAIVQGGTDIPLRHRSADALVAMDFPGYAVGGLAVGEGHEAMIATLGETLPHLPSEKPRYLMGVGTPLDLIESVRLGVDMFDCVMPTRNGRHGYAFTWGGPLNLRNAKFAEDMAPLDEFSSCPAAKDFSRAYVHHLIKSGEFLGAMILSWVNTVFYQDLMAAMRAAIAEGRFDDWAAETKARIIASPQSAPAP